CGCTGGCCATCGCGGCGCGGTCGCTGCCCATCGCGGACGTGGTGGGGCTGGCGTTCGCCGTCGCCGCGTCCACGTTCTGCCCGCTGCTCGTCCTCGGCGTGTGGTGGCGGCGGCTGACCGTGCCCGGCGCGCTCGCCGGGCTCGTCACCGGCGGGCTCGCGGCGGGCACCGCGGTGATCGTGACGATCACCGCCGGGCCGCCGGACGGGCTGCTCGGCGCGATCCTCGCCGAGCCCGCCGCGTGGACGGTCCCGGTCGCGTTCGCCACCATGATCATCGTGTCGCTGTGCACACCGGGCCGGGTGCCGCCGGGGGTGGCGCGCATGATGGTGCGCCTGCACACCCCGGAGTCGCTCGCCGTCGACCGCGGGACGTGGCGGCCCAGGCGGGTGTGACCGTTCCCCGCGTGTCCGTCGCCCGGGACGCGCCGTTCGTCGCATGGGTCGTTCGTCGGCGGTGACCGTTTCGCCGGATGCGACCGTTCATCGCGCCAGATGAACCGTTCACCGACGGGTCTCGCAGACCGGCGACGATGAACGGCAGCTGACCGCAGCCTCGCGCCTGTCCCCTCGCCCGGGTCCGGAGACGTTCATACGGTTGCGCGTGACCGACGTCACTGAACAGGAGAGGGGCGGTCGTGTCCGTCGATAAGAACGCCTCGGGCACCGTCTACCAACGGTTCCAGAGCACAGCGGAGTTCCAGGAACTCCGACGCAGATTCCGCAGATTCGCGTTCCCCATGACCGTCGCGTTCCTCGCCTGGTACCTGCTCTATGTCGTCCTCTCGGGCTGGGCGCGCGGCTTCATGGGCGCCGAGCTGTTCGGTTCCATCAACGTCGCGCTGGTGTTCGGGCTGCTGCAGTTCGCGACCACGTTCGGCATCGCCTACCTGTACTCGCGCCACGCCGAGCGCCGCCTCGACCCCGTCGCCGACAAGATCCGCGGCGAGATCGAGGCGGAGGGCGCCCAGGCCGCCGGAAGCGCGGAGGAGGCCCGATGAGCAACGAGACCCTCTCGATCCTGCTGTTCCTCGCCTTCGTCGCCGCCACCCTGGCGGTCACCGTGTGGGCGAGCCGCAACACCCGGAGCGCCACCGACTTCTACGCCGGCGGCCGGTCCTTCTCCGGCGTGCAGAACGGCCTCGCGATCGGCGGCGACTACATGTCCGCCGCGTCGTTCCTCGGCATCGCCGGGCTGATCGCCCTGTACGGCTACGACGGGTTCCTGTACTCCATCGGGTTCCTGGTCGCGTGGCTGGTGGCGCTGCTGCTGGTCGCCGAGCTGCTGCGGAACTCCGGCCGGTTCACGATGGCGGACGTGCTGGCGTTCCGGATGAGCCCGCGCCCGGTCCGCACCGCCGCCGGCGTCTCCACCATCACCGTGTCCATCTTCTACCTGCTGGCGCAGATGGTCGGCGCGGGCGCCCTGGTGGCGCTGCTGTTCGGCTTCACCAGTGAGTTCGCCAAGGGCGCCACGATCGCCCTGGTCGGCGTCCTGATGATCGTCTACGTGGTGTTCGGCGGCATGAAGGGCACCACCTGGGTCCAGATCATCAAGGCCGTGCTGCTGATGTCCGGCGCGGCGCTCGTCACCCTGCTGGTGCTGACCGAGTTCGGCTTCAACCTGTCGAGCCTGCTCAGCGACGCCGCCAACGAGAGCGGCAAGGGCGAGGCGTTCCTGGAGCCGGGGCTGCGCTACGGCACCGAGGAGGAGGGCCTCTCCGGCAAGATCGACCTGATCAGCCTCGGGCTCGCGCTCGTCCTCGGCACCGCGGGACTGCCGCACATCCTGATCCGCTTCTACACCGTCCCGACGGCCCGCGACGCCCGCAAGTCCGTCATGTGGGGCATCGGCCTCATCGGGGTCTTCTACCTGTTCACCCTGGTCCTGGGCTTCGGTGCGGCGGCGCTCGTCGGCAGTGAGGAGATCTCCCGGGTCAACGCGGCGGGCAACACCGCGGCGCCGCAGCTCGCCGAACGCATCGGGGAGATCGTCTTCGGCGAGGCCGGCGGCACCATCCTGCTGGCGGTGATCGCCGCGGTCGCGTTCGCCACCATCCTGGCGGTCGTGGCGGGCCTCACCCTGGCGTCCTCCTCGTCGTTCGCGCACGACCTGTACGCGCACGTGTTCCGCAAGGGCAAGGCCACCGAGCGGGACGAGGTCCGCGTCGCCCGCATCGCCGCCCTGGTCATCGGCGCCGTGTCGATCGTCCTCGGCATCTACGCCCAGCGGCTCAACGTGGCGTTCCTCGTCGCGCTGGCGTTCGCGGTCGCCGCGTCCGGCAACCTGCCCGCGATCCTCTACAGCCTGTTCTGGAAGCGGTTCAACACCGCCGGCGCCGTCTCCGCGATCTACGGCGGCCTCGGCGCGGCGATGTTCCTGGTCTTCTTCTCCCCGGTCGTGTCCGGTTCGGACAAGGCCCTGTTCACCGGGCACGACTGGAGCTGGTTCCCGCTGAACAACCCGGGGATCCTCTCCATCCCGATCGGGTTCCTGTGCGGGTTCGTCGGCACCGTGCTCAGCAAGGAGTACAACGCGGAGAAGTACGCCGAGATCGAGGTCCGCTCCCTCACCGGGGCGGGCGCCGAGACCGCCGTCAAGGACTGAGAAGGCCGAGACGAGGCGCTGAACCCGCCCGTCCCCGGCGGTCCGCAGGGCCGCCGGGGACGGGCGAACCACCCCCCGACCCGCCGCGCGGGTGACCGTCGCCCGGTCCCGCGCGGCCCGCGGCCCCGCCCCCCGCCCCGGGGCGGGGCCGCCCTTGTCGCCCGCCGGGTTCGTACTCCGCGCCGGCCGAACCCGTTTCTCCTCCGCGGCCGGACGCGCCAGTAACGTGGACGCGTGCGGGTGGCGGGGCCCGCCGACGGGGGAGGAGAACCATGGTCTATCGGAGGCACGCCACACGCGGCGCGCTGATGGTCGTCGGCGGCGTCGTCCTGCTGGCCGGCCTCGCGCTGCTGGTCCTGCCCGGTCCGGGGATGCTGCTGGTCCTGTCGGGGCTGCTCATCCTGTCCCGCGCGATCCCGTCGGTGGAGCGGTTCGTCGAGCCCGTCCGGCTGCGGGCCGTCCAGGCGGCCGAGGAGAGCGTGACGTCGTGGTGGCGCCTCACCGGCTCGGTGCTGACGGGGGTGACGCTGATCGGCGCGGGCGTGCTGTGGATCGTCGAGACCCGGCTGCCGTTCAGCGGATGGAGCACCGGCCTGGGCCTCGTCCTGTCCGGCCTCATCCTGTTCGCGCTCCTAGTCTGGAGCCACCGGCGCGTCAGGGCGCGGCGCGCGGCCCGAACCGGCCCGAGAAATCCGCCCGAGAATTGATCCGGGCGGCGGGTATGGCCGTGCCATGGGTATGGGCATTGTTCTTCGACTACTCGTCGCCGCGGGACTCGCGGCCGACGCCGTCATCCACTGGCGTTTCGCGCCTGACATGGCGCCGGGACCCAACACCCCGGACAATGTGATCCCCGGGGACCTCCTCTTCTACGGTCAGGCGGTCGCCGCCGCGGTCGCGGGCGTCCTCGTGCTGGTGTGGGCCCGCAGATGGACGTACGCGATCGCGTTCGTCGTCGCGGCGAGCGCCGCGGGCGCCGTCCTGCTGTACTACTTCGTCGACTTCGGGCAGCTCGGGCCGATCCCGCGGATGTACGACCCGTCGTGGTACGCGGACAAGACGATCAGCCTGGCCGGCGAGGCGATCGCCGCGATCGCCGCGCTGATCGGGTTCTTCACCGTGCGGCGGACGCGGGAGAGAGAGTTCGAGTCCGACAGCGTCTACTCCTAGCGGCCTCCCTATCCGTCCCCAAGCGTCCAGGTCGTGATCGACAGGGGGCGGTTGCGGCCGTCTCGATCGGCTTCGCGGCGGTCCGGGGGCAGGTGGGCGGGATGCGGCATGGGCGCCGGTCGGCGGGGTAGCCCCCGCGGTATGAACATCGCCGACGTCACCATTGATCTCGCGGACGCGTCGCTGCCCGGCGACCTCGCGCTGCCGGACGACCCGGCGGGCGTGGTGCTGTTCGCGCACGGCAGCGGAAGCTCCCGGCACAGCCCGCGGAACCGCGCCGTGGCCGCCGGCCTCAACGACGCGGGGATCGGGACCCTGCTGATCGACCTCCTCACCGAGGAGGAGGGCCGGGCGGACGCCGTCACCGGGGAGCTGCGCTTCGACATCGAGCTGCTGACCGGGAGGCTGGTCGGGGCGATCGACTGGCTCGCCTCCGCGCCGCCCACGGCGGACTACCCGGTCGGGCTGTTCGGCGCGAGCACCGGCGCCGCGGCCGCGCTGGCCGCGGCGGCCCGGCGGCCCGAACGCGTCACCGCGGTCGTCTCGCGGGGCGGCCGCCCGGACCTGGCCGGCGACGCGCTCGAACGGGTCGCCGCGCCCGTGCTGCTGATCGTGGGCGCGCGGGACCCGCAGGTGCTGCGGCTCAACGACGACGCCGCCGGGCGGCTGCGGTCCGCCGAGCACAAGCTGGAGATCGTCCCGCACGCCTCGCACCTGTTCGAGGAGCCCGGCGCCCTCGACCAGGTGACCGCCATGGCCGCGCGATGGTTCGGCCGGTACCTCGGCCGGCCCGCCCCGGTGTCATGACGGCCCGGCTGACGCAGGAGGGCCCGTACCGGTTCAGGATCGAGCCCACCGGCGAGATGCGCGTCCCCGGCGTCGTCTTCGCGTCCCGGGAACTGCTGATCGAGGCGGACCAGGCGGTCGACCAGGTCGCCAACGTCGCCACGCTGCCCGGCGTGGTGGAGGCCTCCTACGCCATGCCCGACATCCACTGGGGGTACGGCTTCGCCATCGGCGGCGTGGCGGCGACCGACCCCCGGCAGGGCGGGGTCGTCTCGCCCGGCGGCGTCGGGTTCGACATCTCGTGCGGGGTCCGGCTGATGGCCGCCGACATCGACGACGCGGGGCTGCGGCCCGTCCTGCAGGACGTGATGAACGGGCTCGACCCGGCCGTCCCGCGCGGCATGGGGCGCGGCGCCGTCTGGCGGCTGTCCGGGCGCCAGGACATGATGGGCATCCTCACCGGCGGCTCGCGGTACGCGGTCGAGCGCGGCCACGGCGACGAGCGGGACCTGCTGCGCTGCGAGGACGCCGGCGCCGTCGCCGACGCCGACCCCGGCCAGGTCAGCGACCGCGCCATCGAGCGGGGCTCCGGTCAGGTCGGCAGCCTGGGCTCGGGCAACCACTTCCTGGAGCTCCAGCGGGTCGCCGAGGTCTACGACACCGCCGTGGCCGAGGTGTTCGGGCTCCGGCCCGACCAGATCTGCGTCATGATCCACTCCGGGTCGCGCGGGCTCGGGCACCAGATCTGCACCGACCACGTCCGGGCGATGGAGAAGTCGATGGCGCGGTACGGCATCCGGGTGCCGGACCGGCAGCTCGCCTGCGCGCCCCTCGAATCGCCCGAGGGACGCTCCTACCTGGGCGCGATGGCGGCCGCCGCCAACTACGGCCGCGCCAACCGGCAGCTGCTCGCCCACGCGGCGCGGCAGGTCTTCGAGAAGGTCGCCGGCGCGCGGCTCGACCTCGTCTACGACGTCTCCCACAACCTCGCCAAGATGGAGGAGCACCCGGTGGATGGCGAACGCCGGCTGCTGTGCGTGCACCGCAAGGGCGCGACGAGGGCGCTGCCGCCGGGACACGCCGACCTGCCGGACGACCTCCGCGACGTGGGCCAGCCGGTGCTGATCCCCGGGACGATGAGCACGTCGTCCTACGTCCTCGCCGGGGTTCCGGACGGGCCGGCGTTCTACTCCACCTGCCATGGCGCGGGACGCGCGAAGAGCCGTCACCAGGCCGCCCGCGGCGTCAGCGGCAGGGAGCTGAAGGCGCGGATGGAGCGCGGCGGGATCGCCGTGCGCGGCGCGTCCTGGCGCGGGCTGGCGGAGGAGGCCGCGGACGCCTACAAGGACGTGTCCGCCGTGATCGAGGCCGCCGAGGGCGCCGGCCTGGGCCGCAAGATCGCCCGCCTGGTGCCCGTGGGCGTCGTGAAGGGCTGAGCCTCACCGCCGGGCCTCACCGGGGGGACGGACCGGGCCGTCCGGGCGCGGCGGTTCTGGGTGCGGCGGTTCTGGGGTCAGACGTCGATCGTCACCGTGCAGGACCATTCGCCGGTCTCCGGATCCGCGCCTATGCGCAGGTCGTGCAGGGAAATCGCCTTGGGAACGGCGCCGATCTCCCGGGCCTCCGCCGCGTCGCCCGTGCGCAGCCGGGCCGCGAGCCCGCCGTCCGGCGTTCCGGTGACCTCCGCGTCCAGGACGATCTCCCCGTCGGCGTCGAGCCGGTAGATCACCTCGTCGAGGACGGCCACGAGCAGGTCGTCGTCCGGCCCCGGGGGCACCTCCAGCACGGTGGTGCCCGTCGGCCGGACGGCGGAGACGTCGGCGAAGGAGCCGACCATGCCCTTCACGGCCTCGGCGACGCATCGCTCGCGCGTCGGCGCCCACGCCTCGATCCGCAGGTCGGCGGTGTGCGGGACGCCGCGGTGCCCGCTCCCGCCCGCACCGGAGCCGGGCCCGCCCGTCACCACTGGCCGACGTGCACGACCTCGTCGAACGACCTGCGGTCCGGCCTGCCGATGGGCCGCAGCGGGCGGTCGGCGGGATAGCCGAGCGCGATCTGCAGGACGCACATGCGGTCGTCCGGGACCCCGAGGATCTCGCGGGCCCGCTCCTGGTCGGAGATGTCGGCGTGGCCGCTGCCGATGCCGAGGTCCGCGGCGGCCAGCATCATCGCCATCGTGGCCTGGCCGAGGTCGAAGCGCATCCGGTCGCGCTCGGCGTCGTCCGCCGGGACCGGCGCCACGAGGACGATCGTCGCGGCCGAGTCGGCGACGTGCCCGGCGCCCCGCCAGACCTGGGACAGCTCCCTGAGCTGCTGCCGGTCGGTCACGAGGATGAAGTCCCACGGCTGCCAGTTCATCGCCGAGGGGGCGCGGCGGCCCGCCTCCAGGATCTGGGCGAGGGCCTCCTGCGAGATCGGGTCGTCCCGGTAGGTCCGCACGTTGCGCCGTGATGCGAGTGCTTCCATGGTCTCCACGCCGCCCGACTACCCGCCTGCGTCACCTCGAAACCGGCAGGTCGGCGGCCCCGCCGTCCGCAGCCCTGCCCGGCGACCCGCCGTCCGGCGCCCCGCCCGGCGCGAGGAACGGGCTGCCGAGCTCGCGTTTGAGGACCTTGCCGGTGGGGCTGGTGGGCAGCTCGTCCACGAACCGGACCCGCCGCGGGTACTTGTACGCGGCGACCCGCTCCCGGACCCACCGGCGCAGCTCGTCCTCGCTCGCCGGGGCCCGCAGCACCACCACCGCCCCGATCTCCTCGCCCACCTCGGGATGCGGGAACCCCACCACGGCGGCCTGGCGCACCGCCGGATGCTCGTACAGCACCTCCTCGACCTCCCGCGGATACACCGTGTACCCCGCCCGGATGATCACGTCGCGGCGGCGGTCGACGAGGAAGAAGAACCCGTCCTCGTCGACGCGGCCCAGGTCGCCGGTGTGGAACCAGCCGTCGCGGATCGCGTCCGCGGTCGCCTCCGGGTCGTTCCAGTAGCCCTTCATCACGTTGGGCCCCCGCACGATGATCTCCCCGATCTCGCCGCACGGCAGCTCCCGGCCGTCGTCGCCGACGACCCGCATCTCCACCCCGTGGACCGGCCGGCCGATCGACCCCTGCCGCCGCCCGGGACCGCCCCGGTTGGACGCCGACAGCGGGGACGTCTCGCTCAGCCCGTAGCCCTCGATGATCGGGCAGCCGTACCGCGTCTCGTACGCGCGGAGCACGTCCAGCGGCAGCGCCGCGCCCCCGGACACGCAGATCCGCAGCAGCGACAGGTCGGACACGCCCGGCTGGTCGAGCAGCGCGATGTACATCGCGGGAACGCCGTGGAACACCGTCACGCCGTCCCGCCGGATGACCTCCAGCGCGCGGCCCGCGTCGAACCGCGGCATCAGGGTGAGCCGCCCGCCCGCGTGGATCGTGGCGTTGAGCGCGCAGGTCTGGCCGAACGCGTGGTACAGCGGCAGCGCCCCGAGGACGACGTCGTCCACCCCGAGCGCGAGCATCCGCGCCACCGTCTCCGCGTTGCTGCCGAGGTTCGCGTGGGTCAGCTCGATGCCCTTCGGCCGTCCCGTCGTCCCCGCGCTGTACAGGATGACGGCGGTGTCGTCCGCGGTCCTCGGCACCGGGTCGCCGGGCGGGATCGTGCGCAGCAGCCGGCGGAACTCGCCGGGCACCACGAACATGAAGTCGGTGCGGGTGCCGGCCGTCCCCGCCTCGACGGTCTCGGCGTACGCGTGCCAGGCGATCACGAGCCGGGCGGCGCAGTCCTCGACGTACGCGGCGATCTCCCGCCGCTTCAGCAGCGGGTCGAGCGGGACGACCACCGCCCCCGCGCGCAGGACCCCGTAGTACACGACGGCGAACTCCGGGACGTTGGGGAGCATCACCGCGACCCGGTCGCCGGGCCGGACGCCGCGCCGCCGCAGCAGCGCGCCCAGCCGCGCGCTCGTCTGCTCCAGCGCGCGGTAGCTGAGCCCCTCCCGGTCGAGTGTGAGAACCGTCCTCCCGCCGAGCCGTTCGGCGGCGGCGCGGAGCCGCTCAGCGAGGTTCATGGGGCGACGGTACGTCGGCTGTACCGTCCGCCTCATTGGTCGCGGAGACCAGTCTTTTCCGCCCGGGGTTGGTGGGCGGCGGCAACACGTCCTGCAGCGCGATCGCGACCAGGAGATCGACGAGGTCGGTGAAGTGGCGGAGGTTGCGGCCCGTCCGCTCCTGGATGCGGCGCAGCCGGTACTGGGCGGTGTTGTGGTGGATCTGGAGCCGCTCCGCGGCGGCGCGCAGGTTCAGGTCGGCGGCGGCGAACGCCCGGATCGTCGCGGTCAGGACCCCGCCGCGCATCCGGTCCTCCTCCAGCAGCTCCACGATCCGCGGGTCCACGAGGTGCCGGGCGGTGTCGTCGGCGCGCAGCGCCATGTACTCGAACGGCGAGATCCGCGGCAGCGCCGCCACGCCGCCGTCCTCGGGCAGGTACTCCAGGACGCTCCTGGCCTCCTGGTAGGCGCGGGGGATCTGCGCCATCCCCTCGACCACGGTGCTGATCCCCATCGCCAGCACGACGTTCTCGGCCAGGAGGTTCTCCTGGACGGCCTGGAGCCGGTCGCACAGCCTCTCCGGGTCGCCGCCGGGGCCGAGCGCCGGCACCGCCACGATCTCCGACTGCCGGACGACCGCGAGCGTGCGGTGCTTGCCGACCCCGGTCCGGGCGATCGCCGCGCACGCGGCGTGCCGGGCGTCCGGCTTCACGTCGGTCCCGATCAGGACGGCCGCCACCACCAGCAGCGGGGTGCGCGACTCGGGGTTCAGCCCGTGCGCCAGCGCGGTCGCGAGCTGCGGCCCGCGGGTGGGGCTCTCCCCGGCCAGCAGCAGCTCCACCAGGTCGCGGCTCTCCCGGACGGTCTCCGCGGCCGCGTACTGCTGGAACTCCGCGTACGCGTTGGCGGCGTGGGTGCTGGCGAAGTCGCAGTACCGCATCAGCGGGGACGCCAGCGTCAGCGCGGCCTCGTGCCCGGCGTAGGACCGTCCCGCGTGCGCGACGACCGCCTCCCAGAAGACCTGCTGGCCGACCCGGAAGGCGTTGATGTAGTCGGCCAGGTCGAACCCGGCCTGGGCGCGGCGCATGGAGGCGCGGCGGGTGAAGGCGATGTCCTCGGCGGTGACGGTGCGCTCTTCGAGGAGGACGGCGAGCTTGGTGCGGTAGTGGCGGGCCACCTGCTCCCGCACGTCCGCGAGGAACTCCGGCCCCCGCGCCGCGTAGGCGGGGATCTCGTTCCGCATGGTCTCGACGGCCTTGTCCGCCAGTTCGTCGACGTTCTCGAGGAGCTCGGCGAGTATTCGCGCGCGTTCGGCGCGGACCGTGTCCGCGCCGCTGAGTGTTCCCGTGCTGAATGCAGCGGACATGACCGGATGATTTCCGGGGTTTCCCTCAGCGTCAACGGTCCGTGACACGTCCGAGACGGACGCTGTGCGGCACGGACAATACCCAGTTCACATCTTGGGTTTCCGTGCCCAATGTGCGCGTTGAGCGGCGGATTTTACGGTGAGGGCCCTGCTCCAGAACACCGTTCTGTGGTGACCGCCCGCGGCGGCGCCGACGCAGCCCGCGCTCAGGAGGCCGGATGCTGGAGGTTCACGATCTTACCGTCCGCTTCGGCGGCATCACCGCCCTGGGGGGTGTCGGCTTCGAGGTCCGCGGCGGCGAAATGGTGGGGCTCATCGGACCGAACGGCGCCGGCAAGACGACGCTGTTCAACTGCCTGACCCGCCGCTACGACGCCGACGGGGGCTCCGTCCGCTACGAGGGCCGCGACCTGCTGGCGGTGCCGCCGCACGCGATCGCCGCCCTCGGCATCGCCCGCACCTTCCAGAACCTCGGGCTCTTCCCGCGGATGTCCGTGCGGGACAACGTGATGGTCGGCGCGCACCATCACGGCCGCGCCGGGTTCGTCGCCGCGAGCCTGCGGCTGCCGTCGGTCCGCGGCGAGGAGCGGCGGCTGCGCGCCGAGGCCGACGAGCTGCTGGAACGGCTGGAGCTGTCCGACGTGGCCGGCCATCCGGCGGCGGGCCTCCCGTTCGGCACCCTCAAGCGGGTCGAGCTGGCCCGCGCGCTGGCGGCCCGTCCCCGGCTGCTGCTGCTGGACGAGCCGGTCAACGGCCTCAGCCACGGCGAGATCGACGAGTTCGCCGGCTGGCTCCAGTCGATCCGCGAGGACTTCGACGTCACCGTGATCGTCGTCGAGCACCACATGGGATTCGTGATGGGCACCTGCGACCGCGTCATCTGCCTGGACTTCGGCAAGAAGATCGCCGAAGGCTCCCCCGAAGAGGTCCAACGCGACCCAGCCGTGATCGAGGCCTACCTAGGGACCGCAGCGTGAGCGCCCCCGAGAACCAGGCGCCAGAGCACGGCTCGGAGAGTGGTGCGGGGGTCGCCGAGAAGGGTGACGGCCAGGGGTTCCTGGTGGTGGAGGACCTTCACGCGGGTTACGGCGCCGTGCGGGTGCTGCACGGGGTGAGCCTGCGGGTGGACGAGGGCGACATCTGCGCGATCCTCGGGCCGAACGGCGCGGGCAAGACGACGCTGCTGCGGGCCCTGTGCGGGATGCTCCGCGGGCAGGGGACCGTCCGGCTCGGCGGGGTTCCGCTGACGGGGCGGCCGCCGGACGCGGTGGCGCGGCGCGGCGTGGCGCACGTCCCCGAGGGGCGCGGCACGTTCATGCCGCTGACGGTCGAGGAGAACCTGCGGCTCGGCGCGTACGCGCGGCGGGACCGGGCCGGGGTGCAGGCCGACCTCGAGCGGGTGTACGGCCACTTCCCGGTGCTGAAGGAGCGGGTCAAGCAGGCGGCGGGCAGCCTCAGCGGCGGCGAGCAGCAGATGCTCGCGATCGGGCGCGCGCTGATGTCGCGGCCGCGGCTGCTGCTGCTGGACGAGCCGTCCCTCGGCCTGGCCCCGATGGTGACCAGGGAGCTGTTCGGCATCGTCCGATCGATCAACCAGGAGGAGCGCA
The sequence above is drawn from the Actinomadura hallensis genome and encodes:
- a CDS encoding DUF485 domain-containing protein; this translates as MSVDKNASGTVYQRFQSTAEFQELRRRFRRFAFPMTVAFLAWYLLYVVLSGWARGFMGAELFGSINVALVFGLLQFATTFGIAYLYSRHAERRLDPVADKIRGEIEAEGAQAAGSAEEAR
- a CDS encoding solute symporter family protein — its product is MSNETLSILLFLAFVAATLAVTVWASRNTRSATDFYAGGRSFSGVQNGLAIGGDYMSAASFLGIAGLIALYGYDGFLYSIGFLVAWLVALLLVAELLRNSGRFTMADVLAFRMSPRPVRTAAGVSTITVSIFYLLAQMVGAGALVALLFGFTSEFAKGATIALVGVLMIVYVVFGGMKGTTWVQIIKAVLLMSGAALVTLLVLTEFGFNLSSLLSDAANESGKGEAFLEPGLRYGTEEEGLSGKIDLISLGLALVLGTAGLPHILIRFYTVPTARDARKSVMWGIGLIGVFYLFTLVLGFGAAALVGSEEISRVNAAGNTAAPQLAERIGEIVFGEAGGTILLAVIAAVAFATILAVVAGLTLASSSSFAHDLYAHVFRKGKATERDEVRVARIAALVIGAVSIVLGIYAQRLNVAFLVALAFAVAASGNLPAILYSLFWKRFNTAGAVSAIYGGLGAAMFLVFFSPVVSGSDKALFTGHDWSWFPLNNPGILSIPIGFLCGFVGTVLSKEYNAEKYAEIEVRSLTGAGAETAVKD
- a CDS encoding PGPGW domain-containing protein, yielding MVYRRHATRGALMVVGGVVLLAGLALLVLPGPGMLLVLSGLLILSRAIPSVERFVEPVRLRAVQAAEESVTSWWRLTGSVLTGVTLIGAGVLWIVETRLPFSGWSTGLGLVLSGLILFALLVWSHRRVRARRAARTGPRNPPEN
- a CDS encoding dienelactone hydrolase family protein, which produces MNIADVTIDLADASLPGDLALPDDPAGVVLFAHGSGSSRHSPRNRAVAAGLNDAGIGTLLIDLLTEEEGRADAVTGELRFDIELLTGRLVGAIDWLASAPPTADYPVGLFGASTGAAAALAAAARRPERVTAVVSRGGRPDLAGDALERVAAPVLLIVGARDPQVLRLNDDAAGRLRSAEHKLEIVPHASHLFEEPGALDQVTAMAARWFGRYLGRPAPVS
- a CDS encoding RtcB family protein; its protein translation is MTARLTQEGPYRFRIEPTGEMRVPGVVFASRELLIEADQAVDQVANVATLPGVVEASYAMPDIHWGYGFAIGGVAATDPRQGGVVSPGGVGFDISCGVRLMAADIDDAGLRPVLQDVMNGLDPAVPRGMGRGAVWRLSGRQDMMGILTGGSRYAVERGHGDERDLLRCEDAGAVADADPGQVSDRAIERGSGQVGSLGSGNHFLELQRVAEVYDTAVAEVFGLRPDQICVMIHSGSRGLGHQICTDHVRAMEKSMARYGIRVPDRQLACAPLESPEGRSYLGAMAAAANYGRANRQLLAHAARQVFEKVAGARLDLVYDVSHNLAKMEEHPVDGERRLLCVHRKGATRALPPGHADLPDDLRDVGQPVLIPGTMSTSSYVLAGVPDGPAFYSTCHGAGRAKSRHQAARGVSGRELKARMERGGIAVRGASWRGLAEEAADAYKDVSAVIEAAEGAGLGRKIARLVPVGVVKG
- a CDS encoding archease, which translates into the protein MTGGPGSGAGGSGHRGVPHTADLRIEAWAPTRERCVAEAVKGMVGSFADVSAVRPTGTTVLEVPPGPDDDLLVAVLDEVIYRLDADGEIVLDAEVTGTPDGGLAARLRTGDAAEAREIGAVPKAISLHDLRIGADPETGEWSCTVTIDV
- a CDS encoding nitroreductase family protein; amino-acid sequence: MEALASRRNVRTYRDDPISQEALAQILEAGRRAPSAMNWQPWDFILVTDRQQLRELSQVWRGAGHVADSAATIVLVAPVPADDAERDRMRFDLGQATMAMMLAAADLGIGSGHADISDQERAREILGVPDDRMCVLQIALGYPADRPLRPIGRPDRRSFDEVVHVGQW
- a CDS encoding long-chain-fatty-acid--CoA ligase translates to MNLAERLRAAAERLGGRTVLTLDREGLSYRALEQTSARLGALLRRRGVRPGDRVAVMLPNVPEFAVVYYGVLRAGAVVVPLDPLLKRREIAAYVEDCAARLVIAWHAYAETVEAGTAGTRTDFMFVVPGEFRRLLRTIPPGDPVPRTADDTAVILYSAGTTGRPKGIELTHANLGSNAETVARMLALGVDDVVLGALPLYHAFGQTCALNATIHAGGRLTLMPRFDAGRALEVIRRDGVTVFHGVPAMYIALLDQPGVSDLSLLRICVSGGAALPLDVLRAYETRYGCPIIEGYGLSETSPLSASNRGGPGRRQGSIGRPVHGVEMRVVGDDGRELPCGEIGEIIVRGPNVMKGYWNDPEATADAIRDGWFHTGDLGRVDEDGFFFLVDRRRDVIIRAGYTVYPREVEEVLYEHPAVRQAAVVGFPHPEVGEEIGAVVVLRAPASEDELRRWVRERVAAYKYPRRVRFVDELPTSPTGKVLKRELGSPFLAPGGAPDGGSPGRAADGGAADLPVSR
- a CDS encoding PucR family transcriptional regulator yields the protein MSAAFSTGTLSGADTVRAERARILAELLENVDELADKAVETMRNEIPAYAARGPEFLADVREQVARHYRTKLAVLLEERTVTAEDIAFTRRASMRRAQAGFDLADYINAFRVGQQVFWEAVVAHAGRSYAGHEAALTLASPLMRYCDFASTHAANAYAEFQQYAAAETVRESRDLVELLLAGESPTRGPQLATALAHGLNPESRTPLLVVAAVLIGTDVKPDARHAACAAIARTGVGKHRTLAVVRQSEIVAVPALGPGGDPERLCDRLQAVQENLLAENVVLAMGISTVVEGMAQIPRAYQEARSVLEYLPEDGGVAALPRISPFEYMALRADDTARHLVDPRIVELLEEDRMRGGVLTATIRAFAAADLNLRAAAERLQIHHNTAQYRLRRIQERTGRNLRHFTDLVDLLVAIALQDVLPPPTNPGRKRLVSATNEADGTADVPSPHEPR
- a CDS encoding ABC transporter ATP-binding protein; translation: MLEVHDLTVRFGGITALGGVGFEVRGGEMVGLIGPNGAGKTTLFNCLTRRYDADGGSVRYEGRDLLAVPPHAIAALGIARTFQNLGLFPRMSVRDNVMVGAHHHGRAGFVAASLRLPSVRGEERRLRAEADELLERLELSDVAGHPAAGLPFGTLKRVELARALAARPRLLLLDEPVNGLSHGEIDEFAGWLQSIREDFDVTVIVVEHHMGFVMGTCDRVICLDFGKKIAEGSPEEVQRDPAVIEAYLGTAA
- a CDS encoding ABC transporter ATP-binding protein — protein: MSAPENQAPEHGSESGAGVAEKGDGQGFLVVEDLHAGYGAVRVLHGVSLRVDEGDICAILGPNGAGKTTLLRALCGMLRGQGTVRLGGVPLTGRPPDAVARRGVAHVPEGRGTFMPLTVEENLRLGAYARRDRAGVQADLERVYGHFPVLKERVKQAAGSLSGGEQQMLAIGRALMSRPRLLLLDEPSLGLAPMVTRELFGIVRSINQEERTTVVVVEQNAHLALDIAAQAHVLESGRIVLSGSAAEIRADEQVAQAYLGYRI